In Rhodopirellula sp. P2, the DNA window CGATGCACAAACTTCTCACCCAGACGTTCCATCATCGGTGCCGCGATGGTCGCGATCAGGTCAGTGCAGCTTCCGACTGGCTCGGCGAGAATGACGTCGGGGCGTTGTCGTTTTTCGAACTCTTCCATCGCGTCGGTCAAACCATCGAAGTTGCAGCAGAAGCAAGACCCTGCGACTTCGTTGACTTCCAACCCTTGGCTCTTCAGCAATTGTGTGTCGACCAAACCGGCGGCTTGATCGTTGGTCACGATGCAAACATGTTTGCCTTCGGATTGCAGCCGTTTTGCCAATCTTGCGATGAGCGTGGTTTTGCCGGCTCCCAGGAAACCGCCGATCATGATGAATTCGATGGGCTGGGACATCCGGGAGTCTCATTGGTTGGTGGCGGGAACTGACTGAGCGCACAATCGATGGCGAGCCTGTGAATCAAACATTCTGACGATTGTTAGAATGTCAGTCAATCATCCGCCAGCCAGTGCTGGGAAGCTGGGCCGGTGTTCGATTCACGATGGGTTCATCGGGCCCATGTCGAGTTGGCAGCATCCGAGGTTCAATGCGGATTGCTTTGCCTTTCCACGACCGGCGAGCAGACCGTCTTTCAGTGAGTAAAAGATGAATTTGCCTTCCCGCTGCGTCTGCACCAAATCGGCGTGAAAGAGGACTCGCAAATGGTGCGAGACGGTACCGATTTCTTGTTCGACCAAGATCGAGAGGTCGGAAACGCTCAGTGGACCGGTCTGCAATGCTCGCACGATTTGCAGTCGCAAGGGGTCGCCGAGTGCCTTCAGATAGACCGCACACTGCGATTCATTCAGTTCGGAGGAGGGGGTGGTCATGGCTGGATTGTAGAGAAAAATGTCACTCGTGATCACTGCTCACCACGAGATTGCTGAGACGGGAGTTCCTGAAAACGACCGCCCGGGTGGTGGCGATCGCCCGTTCATGGCAATCGTGGACCGGTGAACTAGAGTACGTTCATGTCCCTTCTGGAAGCAGCGTCGCCCTTGGAAGCATCCGTCGACCAAGACTTCGACGAACACGTGGAACAGCCAACGCCATCACCGGATTCTCAACGCGGTGTTTTGGAAGGACTGTTTGCGCTGGTGTGCCCGCTGCTGTTGATCCTCGCCGTCGCACTCAATCCGCTGGATCAATCCGACTCGACTCCGGCTGGATCGGCGGGCGCTGGTTTGACGATGGAGGTGGCGATGAAGCTGCTTCTGTCCGGGGCGGTAGGTTTGGTTGCTGTGCTGGGGTGGATGCTGTGCCCGTCGGTTCGTCAGCGTCTCACAAAATTCCCTGGTTGGATTTTGGTGGCTCTGGGCGGAATCTTTTTGGTGACCAGTGCCGCGGCCTTTGGTCCCGCCGCAACGGTGTCACGCGCCGCCGCGATGATCAGTTGCCTTTCCATCGTGTTCATCGCCGTGACGTTGCAGTTTTTATCTCTGCGTCAGACGCTTCAATGCGTGCTGATTGGATTGGTCCTGCACTTGGTGGTGGCGTGGTGCCTGTACCTTGGTGGCGGTGAGACGGCGGTCTACCAAGAAGAGCTTGCCCAGTCTCTGATCATCGAACGCATGGGCAGCACGGCGCATCCCAACTCACTCGGTCGCATCGGCGCGCTAGCGATCTTGGTTTGTCTGGGACTTTGGCGAACAAGAAACCGTCCGCTCACACCCGTCATGATCGCGATGATGGGATTCGTTTTCGCGATCTCCACCGCGACGATGTTTGAATCGATGAGTCGCACAGCGGCCCTCTCGTGTGCGGCAGCCGTCTTGGCCGTGATGATCGATCGGTTGGTCAATCGTCGCGGGTTGGCGCTCGGCCTGTGTGGCGTGATGGGAGTTTGTTTGTTGATGCTGGCGATTGGTTTGATGTCGGAAGGTTCCGACGTGGGCAGCCGAGTGGTCGCCGTTGGCACCAAGACCGGGGACATCGAAGAACTCACGTCCGCAACGGGACGCACGGACATCTGGGCGGAAGCGATTCGCTACATCGCTCAACGACCGCTGACCGGATGGGGACTGAATAGCGCGCCGTTGTTGCTGGAAGACTTTTCGCATCACACGCACAACTTGTTGCTGCACGTGATTTTTTCGGCGGGCATTTTGGCTGGGATTTGTGTCGCTGTGCTCCTCGGATGGACGGTGTACCACGCGGTGACGGTGGTCGATCCAATGTTTCGTGGAATCGCGGCCTACATCTGTGTCTCGGGTTTGTTTGAAGACACCGCGTTTGAAACGTTTCCGTTTGCATCGACCTTGTTGTGGTTGTTGGTGTTGCTGGCAGCATCGGTCGAGACGCCTCGGTCGGATGGGCCCGACGAGGCAACGCTGGAGCATTTGGCCAGCGATCTCAGGCAATGAGGTCTCGAATGACGTGGGCTTCTTCGACGCCGGTGAGTCGTTGGCTGAGGCCTCGGAATTTGAAGGTGAACCGTTCGTGGTCGATTCCCAACAGGTTCAAAACGGTCGCATTCAGATCGCGAATGTGGACGGGGTTCTCGACGATGTTGTACGAAAACTCATCCGTCGTGCCGTAGTCAAAACCGGCTTTCACGCCGCCGCCGGCCATCCAAGTTGTGAAGCAACGACCGTGGTGGTCACGACCTGAACTGGGGTTTTCAAGTTGGCCTTGGCTGTAGACTGTGCGGCCAAACTCGCCGCCCCAGATCACCAGCGTGTCATCGAGCATTCCCAAACGTTTGAGGTCCTGGACCAACGCTGCCGAGGCTTGATCGACATCTTTGCATTGCCGCGGCAATTGGTTGCGAATCGAGATGTGTTGATCCCAACCGCGATGGAACAGTTGAATGAATCGGACCCCACGTTCCGCCATGCGTCGTGCGAGCAAGCAGTTCGCGGCATACGAACCGGGACGCCGGGCGTCTTCACCGTAAAGCTCAAAGGTGGATTCTGGTTCGTCAGAAACGTCGGTCAGCTCAGGCACCGACGTCTGCATGCGGTAAGCCATTTCGTAGGCCTCCATGCGAGCCAGCGTTTCGGGGTCGCCCGTGGCTTCCGAGTGCATTTGGTTCATTCGCCCGAGCGTGTTCAAGAGCTCCCGACGAGAGTCTCGCGAAACGCCGTCGGGGTTCTTGAGGTAGAGCACCGGGTTCGCGCCCGGACGAAGCATCACACCTTGATGGCTGGAGGGCAGGTACCCGCTGCCCCACAATCGTGAAAACAGGGGTTGGCCGGGGTTCTTCCCGCTGCCCTGGCTGAGCAACACCATGTAGGCGGGGAAGTCTTCGTTCTCCGATCCCAAACCATAACTCAGCCAGGCTCCCATCGAGGCATGCCCCATCTGCTGTGATCCCGTGTTGATGTAGGTCACGGCGGGGTCATGGTTGATCGCTTCGGTCCACATCGAACGAACGATCGAGATGTCGTCGGTGATCTCTTGCAGGTGGGGCAACAGATTGCCCACCCAGGTCCCGCGCTCGCCGCATCGCTTGCCGCCCCACAATGGTTGGACGACTGGGAAGCGACTTTGTCGTGATGTCATCCCGGTCAGTCGTTGGCCACCACGAATGGAATCTGGCAAATCGGTGCCGTGCAGTTGTTCCAGTTCCTCTTTGTGATCGAACAAATCAATGTGGCTTGGGCCGCCAGACTGGAACAGGTAGATGACCCGTTTGGCTTTGGGGGCAAAGTGGGGCAAACCGGAGGTGAGATCGGTTTGAATCTGGCCGCCGGAAGAAGCCGCATGAGGATTGGCTTCGGATGCCAACAGATTTCCGAGTGCCATTGCACCGAGGCCCGCCGCGGAGCCGCCGAACAGCGACCGGCGAGTCATCATTTGCGATTGTCGCAATCCGAGTTCGTGAATCAAAGATTGGTTCATGGGAAGATGCGTTTCGAGGTGGTGTGCGTTGGATCGATGAATGGGTTGGAGTCCTGAACGACTTGGTCAAAGTCGAGTCAGTGTTTCGCTTAGGTTCAGCAGCAACGTTGCGACTTGCATCCAGGCCGCGTGCTCGGCGGGTTCCAGTGTTTCCGAGCCAGGTGATTCGCCTACCGAGACAGCCGCCAAAGCATCCTGGGGTGATTGAGCGAAGCGTTCCCGTTCGGTTTCCAACAGCGACAGCACGGCTTCGCGTTCTTCCTCGGTGGGCGTTCGACCGACGACCATGGTGAAAGCCTGATCGATTCGTTCCGCGTCCGTGATCGAAGACCCACTCCGTCCCGGCTCATCCAGATCGGGCTCACTCAACCAACGTGCGGCCAACACTCGGGCGGCTTCGGCGAACTGGGGATCGTTCAATGTCACCAAGGCTTGGATGGGAGTGTTGGTCACCCCGCGGTCCATCGTGCACAGTTCACGGCTGGGGGCATCGAAGGCGGCCATCGCAGGATGCGGGCTGGTTCGTTTGACAAACGTGTACAGGCTGCGTCGATACAGCTTCTCACCGTGGTCTTGCACGAAGACTTGTTTGGTCGCGGGCGTGCTACCGAAGTGGCTGACTTCTTTCCAAAGGGCCGGTGGTTGGTACGGTTGCAAACTGGGGCCGCCAACACGCGGCACCAACAGATCGCTGACCGCGAGAGCTTGATCGCGAATGAATTCGGCTGGTAGACGGAACCGAGGCCCGCGTGCAAGCAAACGATTCTTGGGATCGAGTTCGATTTGTTCTGGTGTGGCCGAGGACTGTTGACGATAGGTCGCACTGCTCACCATTTTGCGGATCAGTTGTTGTTGATTCCAACCGCTTTCAATGAAATGCGTCGCCAGATAATCCAACAGTTCCGGATGGCTGGGGTATTCGCCTTGCGATCCAAAGTCGGCTGATGTTGCTACCAATCCCGTGCCGAAGAACAGCGACCAAATGCGATTGACCGCCACGCGTGATGTCAACGGATGCTGGGGATCAGTCAACCACCGGGCCAAGTCCAATCGGTTGGCCTTCTCCTGGGAGAGTTCTGAATCAGCAAGTTCTGGCAACACCTTGGGAGTGGTTGGGAAAACCCGATCGGTGGGCGAGTCATATTGGCCGCGGTCGAGCACAAATGTCTCGCGAGGTTTCGCGGCGGTGTTCATCACCATGGTTGAGAACGTGCCGGTCAACACCTCGCGACGTTCCTCCAGGTTGCTGATGCGAATTCGCAAAGGTTGGAGCTGATCGCTGGATTCGCGAAAAGTTTCCAGCACACGTTGCCGGGTTGGCTCGTCCCATTCGCTCGGCGAGGTTTGAATCATTTGGGCGAGCGAAACATCCCAGCGGCTGTCGGTGTCATTGCCAGTGAAGGGTTGGATTTGCCACTTGTACGGCGTCGAGTTGCGTTGCCCAAACACCACCAACACGCTGACAAAAGGAGTCACCTTGGGATCAATGGGTTGATCGAATGTCAGGGTCAGATGTTGTTCGGAGTGACCTTCGGCGGGTTGCCACCATCGTTCGTTGCTTTCTTCGCGAATCGATCCCGCCGCATGCCCTTCCGCTTGACTGCTGGCAGTGATTTTTTGAAACGCCAATTGCCGGTGGTAATCGACTTGGTCAGCAGGTTGTTCGGTGGCGGAGACCAGAATCGTCGCGACTTTGGGAACCGCATCCGGGAAGGGTGTCAGCACCAGCGGCGGATCGCTTTTCGTTTGGTCGTCATCGTTTGGTTCTTGCTCGGAGGCTGGCTTCGCCGGGCCGGGCTGTGGAAGGAACGAAATGCGAACTCCTGTGATCGGCGATCCCTCCGCGATTTGGCTGGTCGACAAACGCAACGAATGGCTCATCCCATTCAGGCCACCACTGGGTTGCCCGAGTTTGACGGTGCCATCGAGCTCAAACTCAATGGCACCGCGATGATTGGGAGAGGACACATCGAGCAGTTCAATGGGCACCAACGCAAACTGGTCACCTCGCGATGTTTCTTCCTGACGTTGCGATACCAACCACGATTCCAAGCCTTCGGTGGACTGGTTGAGTTGCTCGCGAAGTTGTTTCAATTCCGCTTCCAGTTGTGGAAGTTCATCGGTCCGCAGCACCGTTTTCGCGGTGATGTTGGGAGCGGCGTTGCGGCCTCCGTCACCGTCCAGCCCGCGGTCTTGCAGTTCGTTGAAGAACGCAAAGAACTGATAGTATTCGTGCTGCGAGATCGGGTCGTATTTGTGGTCATGGCACTGGGCGCATCCCATCGTCAAACCGAGGAACACTTCACTGGTTGTTTTCACTCGATCGGCGACATAGTTCGTGAGGTTTTCCTCCGGGATCGTGCCACCCTCGTGAGTGATCATGTGGTTGCGATTGAAGCCCGTTGCGATCCGTTGCGACTCGGTCGGATTGGGCAGCAAATCACCTGCGAGTTGTTCAGTCAAAAACTGATCAAAAGGCAGGTTGTCGTTGTAGGCCTGAATCACCCAGTCACGCCACAGCCACATGTGACGACCACCATCGATCGAATAGCCATTGGTGTCGGCGTAGCGAGCTTGGTCGAGCCAGGGGAGTGCCATCCGCTCGCCATGATGCGGCGAACTCAACAACCGCGTGATCATTTCTTGGTAGGCGGTTTCACCGTGCAGTTGATAGTCGCGGACGAATGCCTGGACCTCTTCGGGGGTTGGTGGCAAACCGGTCAAGTCAAAGCTCAGTCGACGGATCAACGCTCTCGCTTCGGCTTCCGGTGAGGGTGCCAAACCGGCTTCGGCCAAACGTGCAGCCACAAAGAAATCGATTTCATTGCGAGCCCAGCTTTTGGTGGATTCTTCCTCGGTGAAATCAACCGTTGGAATCTCCGGCACGCTGGGTGGAAGGAACGCCCAGTGGCCCTCGTAGGCGGCGCCTTCTTCGATCCAACGCTTTAGCAATGTCGTTTGCTCCTGCGTCAAAGCCAAGTGGGACTCGGGTGGCGGCATCCGCATGTCGGGATCGTCACTGAGGATGCGTTTCCAGGCCTCGCTGTCTTCCAGGTTGCCGGGCACGATCGGTTGGTAGCCGCCCAGATCGGTCGTGGCACCTTCCAACGTGTCGAGTCGCAGGTCAGCTCGACGCCCCTGTTCGTCTGGGCCGTGGCAGTGAAAGCAGGTTTCCGAGAGGATCGGACGGATGTCACGATTGAACTGCAGCTTGCGATCGGCCGCGGATTCCAATTCGGGAATCGACACGGCGGTCAGCGCGGGGTGGTTCATCGAACCAGAGGAGTTGATCACCTTCCAAGGATTGGGGGGACGCCGATTGGAGGCGTTTTTTGCGTCGATGTGATTGGTGGCCTGTGTCGTTCTGCGATCCACCTCAGGGGCTGAGGTCACGGTTTCGTTGACCATCGCCAAGGCGGAATGATTCGATGCAGGCCATGTTTGCAACCAAATCATGTTGCCAACGACCAACGCGCACGCAGCGGCGCACCACACGAGAAATGGACGCATGCTCGAGTGTTGGGATGTGATCGGCGAAGCCGCGAATGAGCTGTTCAATGCTGGCATGTTGACCCCTGTCTGCGAAATCAATGCCTCGTCCAGTTCACACAGATCGAGGTAGTGATCCAGGGCTTCGTTGTCGGACATCAAGGTCTCGCGCAGTTCGCTGGCTTCCTCGGCCGTCAGTTCATTCGCTGAGTGAGCGGTCAGCAGTTGATCGATTCGTTCCCGGGAACTCATTGGGTTTCCGCCGTTTGTTGAGAAAGGGGATGATCGGAGAGAAGCTCGGCGTCCGTGGAATCGCCTCTTTGTTGGACGCAGCGAACCAAGCGTTGGCGAGCTCGATGAAGGGCTTGGCCGATCGCATTGGCGTTGCGACCCGTCGTTTCAGCCAATTCATTCAATGTCTGGCCGTCCAAGTAAAAACGCTGGATCAGTTCTCGTTGGTGATCAGGGAGTTGATCCAAGCAGTGGCGCAGTCGTTGCCAATTGTTGTGTTGGCGATTTTGTTCGACTCGTTCGCGATGACGTCGTTCAATGACTTCGTGCAATTGATCGTCGACGAGTATCACGGAAGTGGAAGTGGCAAGTTTGCGGGCCTGATTGCGATGATGGTTGCAGGCGATCTGACTCAGCCAGGCGACGAAGTTCGTTCCTTCTTCAAACGCAGTTCGTTTTTCCATCGCGGTGACATTCGCTGATTGCAGCAAGTCCTGCGCAGCGTGGACCGATCCCGTGAGCCTGATCAAATGACCAAGCACGGGACGTTGGGCCTGCTGAAGCAGGTCTTCAAATGCCTTGCACGAACGAGTCAAACCATTGGGTCTCCACTAAGTAATGTTGAGAGCACGCTTCGTTTTACTCGGAATGTTGGGAGATTTGTGAAAATCGTCACGATCCCAACCGGGGCGGTCCAGCGATTATGCTGCTGCTGACAATCCCACCTCCCATCCCTCCCATGGAGAAATTCCCACCATGAAAACACCCCTCCCCACCCGGTTTTTACTAGCCGGAATCGCGATCGCGAGTTGTCTGATGAGCCTGCCAGGCTCGACCGCACAGGCGGAATTGATGATGCCAGCGATTTTCGGCGACTCGATGGTCGTGCAGCGAAACGAGCCCGTTCATATCTGGGGTTGGACCAAACCCGGCCAAGAAGTCAGCGTTCAACTGGGCGATCGCGCCGCCAAAGGCAAAGCCAACGACGAAGGACGATTTGATGTCTCGGTCCCAGCCCTTCCCGCTGGTGGACCCTACGATTTGACGGTCAAGGCGGACGAAACCAAGACCTTCACCGATGTTCTGGTTGGCGAAGTCTGGATCTGCTCGGGGCAATCCAACATGGCTTGGGCAGTGCAAAGTGCCAACGATGGCGATCTGGAATCCCTGACGGCCAACTACCCGCAAATTCGTTTGATCTCCGTGCCAACTGTGGGCACGCAAGAACCTCAGCGAGATTTCAAAGGCAGCTGGACCGCTGCGACACCAGACACCGTCAAAGGCTTTTCCGCGGTCGGTTACTTCTTTGGCCGCCAACTGCACCAAACCTTGGACGTGCCAGTCGGATTGATCGACAACGCCTGGGGTGGATCCGCCGCAGAAGCTTGGATTCCTCGCGATGTGCTGGAAGCCGACGACAAGTACGAATCCTTGCTCGCCGGCTGGGACAAGCGAATGGAAAACTACGACTACGACGCGCTGTTAAAATCGTGGGAAGAGAAGCATCGAAAATGGGTTGCCGACGGCCGCAAAGGCAACGCGCCTCGACGACCACGTGATGACTCCGCCGGAAATCATCGTCCTGCCAACATCTACAACGGTGTCTTGTTGCCAACGATCGGCTACACGATTCGAGGTGCCATCTGGTACCAAGGCGAATCCAATGCCGGACGAGCCTACGAGTACCGCGACTTGTTCCCGCTGATGATTCAAACGTGGCGTGATAAATGGGGCCAAGGTGACTTCCCGTTCTACTGGGTGCAACTGGCTGACTTCCGCTCGGAAGTCAAAGAGCCGACCGACAGCAGTTGGGCTGAACTTCGCGAAGCTCAAACGATGACGATGTCGCGATTGCCAAACTCTGGCGAAGCTGTGATTTTGAACTTGGGCGAATCGGCTGACATTCACCCAAAGAACAAACAGGACGTGGCCAAGCGACTGGCTCGATGGGCACTGGTCAAAGACTACGGCTACGACCTTCCTTACCGCAGCCCGACTTATCGCGAAGCGAAGTTCGAGGGCAACAAAGCGATCATCAAGTTCGATCACGTCGGTGGTGGCTTGGACACGTTTGATGTTCCCGAGCTGATTGGATTCACGATCGCTGGAGAAGATCAGAAGTTTGTTCACGCCAAGGCCAAGATCGTTGGCAAGGACACGATTGAAGTGTCAGCGGATGCGGTCACAAATCCGGCTGCTGTCCGCTATGCGTGGGCCGACAACCCGGTCTGCAATGTGCAAAGCAAAGAAGGCCTGCCGATGACCCCTTTCCGAACCGATGACTGGCCAGGCATCACGCAGCCAAAGGAATGATCCAATCAGAAAACCCTGGACACTGATTCACGTCACCCGTCCGAGCAGCTCGCTCGGGCGGGTTTTTTCGTGCAAAGAACTTCAAACGCCTTCTCGCCGTTGCAGCCAATGACGCCAGTTGTTCGTGTACGCCTCAAGGAATTGATCGGTGGTGGCTGCGTCCCAGGCTTCACGATTCCAGGAGGCGGAGACGCAGATTTGACCCCAGTTGATACAAATCCCCAATGAGACATTCGTCCCCTCGCGGGCTGGGGGCGATCCGAGCGCGTTGCGAAGAGTCGCGTCGCCGATCTGGAGCTGCCCATCGACCTCTGGAAAGAATTTTCTCATCCCTCGCGAAAGATCGCCGGTGTAGGTGAGGACGCTGGTCGTCATCTGCCGGCTGTGACCAATGACCCAGCGCATCAACCGGGGATGCTGAACGGCAGCACTCAAGCCATCCAGGAAATCCATGTGCACGCGGGAATCTTTGATCGCCAGGACTTCCTCGGCGACCTCTTGAACCAACGCATCGACATCACCGCATTGGTCCTTGCGGCGACCCAGGAAAGCAAAACTGAGCCGATTGGAGGCGGGCAAATCCAGGTCTTTTCGTGATCGCAAATCGACTGGCATCATCACTCGGTAGCGGATCGCTTTTCCATCGCCATGCGTCTGTTCCCATTGCTCAAATGTTTGGAACAGCATCGCGATGGCGAGATCATTGACTCGGATCGAAGCGTCGCTGCAAGCTTTTTCAATGGTCGCAGATTCTTCCCTGCTGAACAGAATGTGCCGCAGAGGTTCGCCCAAAGAAGCCTCGTTCGAGACACCGCCTTGTTCCTTGACGGCGGTTGGGGGCTTGGAGAGAACGGCCGGGCGTTGGAAGTGGAAGTAATAGGCATTCCGAATTCGATCCCAGGTGGTCAATTGACGTTTGGGCGGCTTAGAAAGCAGTTCGGTAAAATCATACCTGTCACGAAGACGCTCCGGATTGGGTGCGGATCGCGATGATTTCCGAGACGTTTTTCCGCAGTCAGGATCACCCGTTGCACGCGCATAGCGAGTGAACGTGCCCAAGATCACCTGTCGAATTCCGACGCCGTCACTGCATGCATGATGCACCTGAACATACAAACGGCTGCCTGCTCCTTCGGGCACATACCAGAATCGACAACCTGATTCTTGAAACAGATCGAAGGGTTGTGGCTTGGGATTGCCAGCCGGTCCGGTGGTCAATGGCAGGTCGTCGTTGGTCAGCACTCGCGGTGTGAGATCAGGATCGAAGTGCCAGAACAACCGCTCGCCTTCGCGCACCAATTTGCAGGACAGCAGTGGGTGATCCAGGGCGGTTTCTTTCAGTGCGGTCTGAAGGATTGGCAGTTGCAAAGGCGTTGAAAACTGCAACTCGATGAAATTGACGATGGGACACGATTGCTGTTCGTCCAAGACGAAGAACGTTTCCAGTGGCGTCAGCGGCAATGGAAACAGCGGCTTGGCGGTGTCCTGGGAGGGCATGTCGAAAACCGATGCGTCGAAGAAAAGGGAGCAAATCGCTCAGCAAAACAGGCTACTTCGGTCCCCACCAAATGCAATTTGCGAGTTGGGTTTCTGCTCAGAGCAAATCTCGCAAACTGGTCATTGCAAGCGGTTCCTTCGTTGCAAACGGTTCTCCATATTGTCGATCGATCAGGCGACCCCAGTGAGCGGCATCGTCCCGGAATCGGTCTGTCAGGCTGGGCGGTCCCGGGTCTCGAGCAATGATGAATTGGCTCTCGTAGGCACGGATGGATTCCAGTTTGCGGTCCCATTGTTCCGAAATGTCCACGATCCAGCTGGGTTGCACCGCCAACCGAAGGTGAATGCAGAAGTAGTAGTAGAGGCGTTCAGGATGGTGCCGCGGGCCGGGCATCGGCGTTTTGCTCAGCTTGGCATGAAAGCGAGCCGCTTCGACCAACTGAGTCGCAGCGACGTGGTCCGGGTGTGCGTCATGGAAGTAGGGGGCAAACAACCATCGCGGTCGCAGGCATCGAATGAAGGAGGCGATGTGCTCGCGAGCGGGCAGGGTGGCTTCGACCGCGCGGTTGGTTAACCCCGCGTTGCCCCGCCAAGTCAGCTTCATGATTTCCGATGCGCGAGCGGTTTCGCGGTGGCGAATTTCGAGACTGCCGTGCGGGGTGGGTTCGCCGCTGGTCAGGTCCAACACGCCGACACGCATGCCTTCATCGATCATTCGCATGATCGTTCCGCCCATCCCCAGTTCCGCATCATCGGGGTGAGGAGCAACCACGAGAAAATCCAATGGTTTGATCGTCTCGGGATCGGGGTAGGGATCCGAATTCACGAACTCAGATGAGGTCAGAGATGTCATTGAGGAAGCTCCAGTGCGATGGCTTGGTGTGCATTTCGAACAAGGATCAGGTTGTCGACCACGGTGGGAATGTTCCAGGTCTTGTGTTCCAGAGCAGGGATGCGAATCAGCTCGCGGTAGTCCTCGGGATCAGCAGCGACCAGCACCACTTCCCCGTCCTCGGCTTGAACGACCAAAATATCTTCAACCAAGATCGCTTGTCCTTGCCCAGAACGTTCGCGGCGGGATTGTTCCCACAGACGTTTGCCGGATTCGATTTCAACCGCTTGCAAGGCACCGTTGCTCAAGGCATACGCGATGCCGTTGTGGACCAAAGCGTGATTGAATTTGGTTTTCAGGATTCGCGATGAATGCCAGATTTCATTCACCACGAAGTCGGACGTTTCGGAAGAGGCCGTGTCAGCCGCGGATGGGGTGTCGGCACGCCTGACTTCGATCAACGAACTGCCGCCGCCATAGCCTTTGCCGATCAAGAACTGGTTCTTCCCGGCAGGAATCGCGGCGGCACAGTTCGCACCGGAGTTCGATTTGCCTTCCCAAGGGAACGACCACAGAACTTCGCCCGTGGCAATGTCGTGCCCCGTGATGTCGGCTTCGTTGACCGCGACGATCTGGCGTTTTTCGCCAAGGGTCATGACCATGGGCGACGCATAGCTGATTTGTTGTTCGCCGGCTCGCCAGCGTGTTTCCCCCGTGGCAGCATCCAGTGCAATCAGCGATCGGCCGGCATCCGATTCTGAATCGGGGCCGCCCAGTGGAATCAGGCAGAGGTCGTCGACGATCAGTGGTGATCCTGACCGGCCCCAGGAGATGGCTGCTTCCGAGTCCTCTTGGCTCCAACCCGCGATTTCCAAGAGGTCACGTTGCCAGAGGATTTCGCCGTCGGAGAGGTTCAAACACCAAACGGTTCCCGTGGCACCTTGGGCATAGACCTTTCCAGGGGACAGGTCAGTCGCGGGCATGATGGATGGGGTGGATCGCGGGCCGCCTCCACCGAGTGCTTGAAAATGATTCGCTTCGTGCTCGACCAACCAAAGCAATTGGCCATCGGAAAGTCGATAGGCAGTGACGCATTCCAGCTCACCCCGTTGCTCGAGCGTCACCGCGATGCCATCAGCGACCGCAAACGAGGACCAGCCTTCCCCGATCCCAATGTCCCATCGGCGGGTCACTTGATTGGCGGAAGTGGGAATTGCGAACGGACGTTCCTCCAGAATCCCCGTTCGGTTGTTGCCCAAAAATTCTCGCCACGATCCTTGCGAATCAGACGGATTGGATTCCACCAACGCGTCCTCGGGATTGGCATCGGCCAAGGGGGTCGTTTTGAGGGCGGGTGTGTCCGAGTTTTTGAATCGCCAAGAGAATCGGGGGACCATTTCACCCGAAAAGCTTTCGAATCGAAGGAGAGTGACCGCCGAGAGGATCAAGGCCAGGCAACCAGCCGGCACCCACCACGCTTTCCCCGCCGCCAAACTGGCACGCTGCAATTGGTACAAAACGACCAACAAAGTGATCCCGCCGGCTACCAAACTCTGCAGCAACGCTTTTTGGTAATCGGTTTCGGGGGCTCGTGACTGAATCAGTCCGATCACAATCGCACCTGCGATCAGGGCCACCAAGGCTTTCGAACTGTGTCGGACAACCCTGCCCGCGACGGTGGGCACGGCATTCGCGGTCTCGTACCCTGGAGAGGCCGATTCGTCAGTCGTTGGATCGGGGGGAGGAACGGTCATGGTTG includes these proteins:
- a CDS encoding DUF1501 domain-containing protein, which gives rise to MNQSLIHELGLRQSQMMTRRSLFGGSAAGLGAMALGNLLASEANPHAASSGGQIQTDLTSGLPHFAPKAKRVIYLFQSGGPSHIDLFDHKEELEQLHGTDLPDSIRGGQRLTGMTSRQSRFPVVQPLWGGKRCGERGTWVGNLLPHLQEITDDISIVRSMWTEAINHDPAVTYINTGSQQMGHASMGAWLSYGLGSENEDFPAYMVLLSQGSGKNPGQPLFSRLWGSGYLPSSHQGVMLRPGANPVLYLKNPDGVSRDSRRELLNTLGRMNQMHSEATGDPETLARMEAYEMAYRMQTSVPELTDVSDEPESTFELYGEDARRPGSYAANCLLARRMAERGVRFIQLFHRGWDQHISIRNQLPRQCKDVDQASAALVQDLKRLGMLDDTLVIWGGEFGRTVYSQGQLENPSSGRDHHGRCFTTWMAGGGVKAGFDYGTTDEFSYNIVENPVHIRDLNATVLNLLGIDHERFTFKFRGLSQRLTGVEEAHVIRDLIA
- a CDS encoding O-antigen ligase family protein; the encoded protein is MSLLEAASPLEASVDQDFDEHVEQPTPSPDSQRGVLEGLFALVCPLLLILAVALNPLDQSDSTPAGSAGAGLTMEVAMKLLLSGAVGLVAVLGWMLCPSVRQRLTKFPGWILVALGGIFLVTSAAAFGPAATVSRAAAMISCLSIVFIAVTLQFLSLRQTLQCVLIGLVLHLVVAWCLYLGGGETAVYQEELAQSLIIERMGSTAHPNSLGRIGALAILVCLGLWRTRNRPLTPVMIAMMGFVFAISTATMFESMSRTAALSCAAAVLAVMIDRLVNRRGLALGLCGVMGVCLLMLAIGLMSEGSDVGSRVVAVGTKTGDIEELTSATGRTDIWAEAIRYIAQRPLTGWGLNSAPLLLEDFSHHTHNLLLHVIFSAGILAGICVAVLLGWTVYHAVTVVDPMFRGIAAYICVSGLFEDTAFETFPFASTLLWLLVLLAASVETPRSDGPDEATLEHLASDLRQ
- a CDS encoding ArsR/SmtB family transcription factor, with amino-acid sequence MTTPSSELNESQCAVYLKALGDPLRLQIVRALQTGPLSVSDLSILVEQEIGTVSHHLRVLFHADLVQTQREGKFIFYSLKDGLLAGRGKAKQSALNLGCCQLDMGPMNPS